The following is a genomic window from Paenibacillus sp. FSL R5-0766.
ATAATTTTGCAAAATGTTTTCAATTCCACATGCTCCCGGCCAACATTTCGTGGCCCGTTTTTGTATATCAAAAACACGAAATGGAATGAAGGCTACCGGAATGTTTGCACCATTTTTTGCTGTAAAACAATGTTTATTTAAACCGTCTTCGCAGAAAGAGCAGTTCGCAGATGCAGGGAATTTCTGCCATTGCTCTTTTTAACGATGATTACCTGGGAAACAGGTTACGATAACATCATATATCGCCTGAATTTCTGTACTTATATTAGGAGGGTAATAACAGTGACAAAGTATATTTTCGTGACGGGCGGAGTTGTGTCCTCCCTGGGCAAAGGGATTACGGCTGCTTCTCTGGGCAGATTGCTGAAAAACAGAGGGCTTAAGGTAACGATCCAGAAATTTGATCCATATATTAACATCGACCCAGGGACAATGAGCCCTTATCAGCATGGCGAGGTTTTTGTAACGGATGATGGCGCGGAAACGGATCTGGATCTTGGCCACTATGAACGTTTTATTGATATCAATCTCTCTAAAAACAGCAACGTCACGACTGGTAAAGTATACTCTTCCGTCATCAGCAAAGAGCGGCGCGGGGAATATCTGGGCGGAACGGTACAAGTTATCCCACACATTACGAACGAGATCAAAGAGCGTGTATTCCGCGCTGGACGTGAAGCGGGTTCGGATGTGGTTATTACGGAAATTGGCGGAACAGTGGGCGACATTGAGAGTTTGCCTTTCCTGGAAGCTATCCGTCAGATCAAGAGTGATGTAGGTCGCGACAATGTGATGTATATCCACGTAACACTTATTCCTTATATCAAAGCAGCTGGTGAAGTGAAAACAAAACCAACACAACATAGTGTTAAGGAATTAAGAAGCATCGGTATTCAACCAAATGTGATTGTATGCCGTACAGAGTATGAATTGTCTAAAGATATGAAAGCCAAGATCGCTCTCTTCTGCGACATTGATGAAAATGCCGTGGTTGAATGTCGTGATGCAGACACGTTGTATCAAGTACCTCTGAACCTGCGTGAAGAAGGCTTGGATGAGATCGTGGTAAATCACCTGAAACTGACTACTCCTGCACCGGATATGAGCGAGTGGGAAGGGCTGGTTGACCGGATCAACAAGTTGGAGCATACAGTTGAGATCGCTATTGTTGGTAAATATGTAGCGCTGCATGATGCATACCTGAGTGTTGTTGAGTCGTTGTCTCATGCAGGATTTGCATCCAATGCCGATGTGAAAATCCGCTGGGTTCCTTCTGAAGATATTACGGATGAGAATGTAGGCGACCTGTTGCATGGTATTGGCGGTATCCTTGTTCCTGGCGGATTCGGAGATCGTGGTATTGAAGGTAAAGTATCGGCAATCCGTTACGCTCGTGAGAAACAAATTCCGTTCTTCGGTATTTGCCTGGGTATGCAGGTTTCCGTTATTGAATATGCACGTTCCATCGTTGGTTTGAATGGTGCGAACAGTTCCGAGATTAATCCGGCTACGGAATTCCCGGTGATCGATCTGTTGCCTGAGCAAAAAGATATCGAGAATCTGGGTGGCACGATGCGTCTGGGTCTGTATCCTTGTAAGCTTCAGGAAGGTTCTTTGGCGATGGCTTGTTATGATGACGAGCTGGTGTATGAGAGACACCGTCACCGGTATGAGTTCAACAATGAATACCGTGAAACGATCGAAAAAGCAGGACTGGTTATCTCGGGTACATCCCCGGATGGACGTCTGGTTGAGATCGTGGAACTTCCAGGACACCCATGGTTCCTGGCGGTACAATTCCATCCGGAATTCACTTCCCGTCCAAACCGTCCGCAACCATTGTTCCGTGAGTTTGTAAAAGCTTCTCTGGAGAATGCGCAGAAGTAATATGGTTATAGTGTTAACGTAATAGATATTGGGGATGTTCCTGGCAACCATAGCGGCTGCCTGAACATCCCTTTTTTTGCATAAAGAGCAGGTGAAAATGCTTTTTGTCATTTTGTGAAGGTAGCAGGATTTTAATGGAAGAGGTAGAATACTTATCATGACGACTATGGGATAGTTATCCAGATTCGATGATGTGCATGCTTTCCTAATTCTAGGAGGTTACAGAGTGGAAGATAAAAAAGTTTTGATTGTTGATGACCAGAATGGTATTCGAATCCTGTTAATGGAAGTGTTCAGCAGTGAGGGGTATAACACGTTTCAAGCACCCAACGGCAAGGTTGCTCTGGAGATTGTGAATAATGACAAGCCTGACTTGGTATTGCTCGATATGAAGATTCCTGGGATGGACGGTCTTGAAATCCTGAAGCATATTAAAGAGATTGATCCGGGTATCAAGGTGATCATGATGACCGCTTATGGTGAACTGGACATGATTAAGGAAGCAACAGATCTTGGAGCGCTCATGCACTTTACGAAACCGTTTGATATCGACGAGATGCGAGTGGCTGTGAATATGCAACTTCGCAATGGTACTGCCAATAAATGCAGCTGAATCCTGTTGATACAGGATTTTTTTGCGTGTGGAGAACATAGAAGGTGCTTGGTGGGAGAATGGGGTATTTCACTCCTTCATCCGGGGAATATTGGAAATGGGGAAGTTATAAAGCGGTGTCTATGAAAACTGTGCTGCAAAGCACAGCATTTTTGCAAATGCTTGTTTAGTATTTGACATGGGATGTGGTATAATAAGCCCGTATGTGATTTCGGCTAAAAACCATAGACACAACCCAAACCCCTAGGAGGATTGAAACCATGCCATTAGTATCTATGACAGACATGTTGAACAAAGCACTTGAAGGAAAATATGCAGTTGGTCAATACAACATCAATAACCTTGAGTGGACTCAAGCGATTCTTGGTGCTGCTGAAGAAGAAAAATCCCCAGTAATCTTGGGTGTATCCGAAGGCGCAGCACGTCACATTGGTGGCTTCTACACTGTAGTTAAAATGGTAGAAGGACTCATTCACGACATGAAAATCACCGTTCCAGTTGCAATTCACCTGGACCACGGTTCAAGCTTCGACAAGTGTAAAGAAGCGATCGATGCTGGATTCACATCCGTTATGATCGACGGTTCCCATCACTCTATCGATGAGAACATCGAAATGACTAAAAAAGTTGTTGAATATGCACACGCTAAAGGCGTTTCTGTAGAAGCTGAAGTAGGTACTGTAGGCGGACAAGAAGACGACGTTATCGGCGGCATCATGTACGCTGACCTGAACGAGTGTATCCGTATCGTTAAAGAAACAGGTATCGATACATTGGCACCAGCTCTTGGTTCCGTACACGGTCCTTACCACGGCGAGCCTAACCTGGGCTTCAAAGAAATGGAAGAAGTTCGTGACGCGGTACAAGTTCCACTCGTATTGCACGGTGGTACAGGTATTCCTAAACACGACATCGACAAAGCCATTTCTCTGGGTACATCCAAAATCAACGTAAACACAGAGAACCAAATTGCTTTTGCAAGAGTGGTTCGTGAAGTGCTTGCAGCTAAACCAGATGCTTACGATCCACGTACATTCATCGTACCAGGCCGTGAAGCAATCAAAGAAACCGTTAAAGGTAAAATCCGCGAGTTTGGTTCTAACAACAAAGCGTAATTTATCTTTACCAGTTCCATACTGTGAAATGGAAAAACACCGCCTAGCCGGTGTCTTTCCATTTTCACACCTTATTTCTACATCGGAAGCCAACAGCACGTATTGCCGTTCATCGGCTGCAAAACACGTAGGGGGACATTAAGCTTTATGGAAAAATTGATGATTAGTGGCGGACGTCCGTTACAGGGAACTGTAACTATAAGCGGCGCCAAGAACAGCGCCATTGCGCTTATTCCTGCAGCATTGCTTGCCGAGTCAGAAGTCGTGTTGGACAACCTGCCGCTTTTGAGTGACGTGGCGGTTTATGCAGAAATTTTGGAGGAACTCGGAGCACGTGTGACTTGGGAAGGCAGTCAGATGAAGATTGACCCTTCTGACATCAAATCCATTCCTATGCCGAATGGTCCCGTGAAGAAGCTTCGCGCTTCGTATTATATGATGGGTGCATTGCTAGGG
Proteins encoded in this region:
- a CDS encoding CTP synthase, which codes for MTKYIFVTGGVVSSLGKGITAASLGRLLKNRGLKVTIQKFDPYINIDPGTMSPYQHGEVFVTDDGAETDLDLGHYERFIDINLSKNSNVTTGKVYSSVISKERRGEYLGGTVQVIPHITNEIKERVFRAGREAGSDVVITEIGGTVGDIESLPFLEAIRQIKSDVGRDNVMYIHVTLIPYIKAAGEVKTKPTQHSVKELRSIGIQPNVIVCRTEYELSKDMKAKIALFCDIDENAVVECRDADTLYQVPLNLREEGLDEIVVNHLKLTTPAPDMSEWEGLVDRINKLEHTVEIAIVGKYVALHDAYLSVVESLSHAGFASNADVKIRWVPSEDITDENVGDLLHGIGGILVPGGFGDRGIEGKVSAIRYAREKQIPFFGICLGMQVSVIEYARSIVGLNGANSSEINPATEFPVIDLLPEQKDIENLGGTMRLGLYPCKLQEGSLAMACYDDELVYERHRHRYEFNNEYRETIEKAGLVISGTSPDGRLVEIVELPGHPWFLAVQFHPEFTSRPNRPQPLFREFVKASLENAQK
- a CDS encoding response regulator, with the protein product MEDKKVLIVDDQNGIRILLMEVFSSEGYNTFQAPNGKVALEIVNNDKPDLVLLDMKIPGMDGLEILKHIKEIDPGIKVIMMTAYGELDMIKEATDLGALMHFTKPFDIDEMRVAVNMQLRNGTANKCS
- the fba gene encoding class II fructose-1,6-bisphosphate aldolase; the protein is MPLVSMTDMLNKALEGKYAVGQYNINNLEWTQAILGAAEEEKSPVILGVSEGAARHIGGFYTVVKMVEGLIHDMKITVPVAIHLDHGSSFDKCKEAIDAGFTSVMIDGSHHSIDENIEMTKKVVEYAHAKGVSVEAEVGTVGGQEDDVIGGIMYADLNECIRIVKETGIDTLAPALGSVHGPYHGEPNLGFKEMEEVRDAVQVPLVLHGGTGIPKHDIDKAISLGTSKINVNTENQIAFARVVREVLAAKPDAYDPRTFIVPGREAIKETVKGKIREFGSNNKA